Proteins co-encoded in one Papaver somniferum cultivar HN1 chromosome 5, ASM357369v1, whole genome shotgun sequence genomic window:
- the LOC113283320 gene encoding very-long-chain (3R)-3-hydroxyacyl-CoA dehydratase PASTICCINO 2-like — protein MAGFLSVLKRIYLTIYNWTIFIGWFQVLYMALMTLKESGHEHVYNAVEKPLLLAQTAAIMEILHGLVGLVRSPITATLPQIGSRLFVTWGILWSFPETRTHVLVSSLVISWSITEIIRYSFFGTKEALGFAPSWLLWLRYSTFLVLYPTGITSEVGLIYIGLQYIKGSEKYCIRMPNQFNFSFDYFYAAIIALGIYVPGSPHMYQYMLGQRKKALAKSKRE, from the exons ATGGCAGGTTTCTTATCCGTTCTTAAGCGTATCTACCTTACTATTTACAATTGGACTATCTTCATTGGCTG GTTTCAGGTTTTGTATATGGCTTTGATGACTTTGAAAGAATCAGGCCATGAACATGTTTACAATGCTGTGGAAAAGCCTCTGTTACTTGCTCAAACTGCAGCTATAATGGAG ATTCTTCATGGTCTCGTAGGCTTGGTAAGATCTCCAATTACAGCAACTTTGCCACAGATCGGATCAAGATTATTTGTAACTTGGGGAATTTTGTGGAGTTTTCCTGAG ACTCGAACGCATGTGCTAGTTAGTTCTTTGGTTATAAGCTGGTCGATTACCGAG ATTATCCGATACTCTTTCTTTGGTACAAAAGAGGCACTTGGTTTTGCACCTTCATGGTTGTTGTGGCTCAG GTATAGCACCTTTCTGGTATTGTATCCAACTGGAATTACCAGCGAAGTTGGTCTAATATATATCGGCCTGCAGTACATAAAG GGATCTGAGAAATACTGCATTAGGATGCCAAACCAATTTAACTTCTCATTTGATTACTTCTATGCTGCAATTATTGCCCTCGGAATCTATGTCCCAG GTAGTCCACATATGTATCAATATATGCTTGGGCAGAGGAAGAAAGCTCTCGCCAAATCCAAGAGAGAGTAA